A single Alcanivorax borkumensis SK2 DNA region contains:
- a CDS encoding YbgA family protein — translation MDAVKSEKKDILARIPVGISACLLGLEVRHDKGHKHSRYCTEVLSQYFEFRSQCPEMGAGMSAPRKAMHLVDDGEKHPVNNDAGEGSEAPLRLLTTDGKRDCTGMMMDFIDRTLPSLAPLRGYILMAKSPSCGMERIRVYNEAGNVQRRDASGLFAAALARRYPLMPLEEEGRLNDAALRENFIERVFLYDDWCQMMEQGLTAKKLIVFHSRHKFQLLAHCQKTYREVGPMLADLQARPLQDIAGDYIHAVMSAMKKRVSRGAHVNTLQHLAGFLRQDLGGDDRALINEQIDAYLREEVPLVVPMTLLRGALRKTDQPYLAQQRYLSPYPDPLGLRNRV, via the coding sequence ATGGACGCGGTTAAATCTGAGAAAAAGGACATTCTGGCGCGTATTCCGGTTGGTATCAGCGCCTGTTTGCTGGGCTTGGAGGTGCGCCACGATAAAGGCCACAAGCATTCGCGTTACTGTACCGAGGTTCTGTCGCAGTACTTTGAGTTTCGCTCCCAGTGTCCAGAAATGGGGGCAGGAATGTCGGCACCGCGCAAAGCAATGCATTTGGTGGACGATGGGGAAAAGCATCCGGTGAATAATGACGCAGGCGAAGGCTCTGAAGCGCCGCTGCGGTTGCTAACCACGGATGGTAAGCGAGATTGCACCGGGATGATGATGGATTTCATCGACCGGACGTTGCCGTCACTAGCGCCGTTGCGTGGCTATATTCTGATGGCCAAGTCTCCCAGCTGCGGGATGGAAAGAATCCGTGTCTACAACGAGGCGGGCAATGTACAACGTCGGGATGCCAGCGGGCTGTTCGCTGCGGCGCTGGCACGCCGTTATCCGCTAATGCCACTGGAAGAAGAAGGGCGCCTGAATGATGCCGCTCTGCGTGAAAACTTTATCGAGCGCGTGTTCCTGTATGACGACTGGTGTCAGATGATGGAACAAGGCCTGACCGCTAAAAAGCTGATTGTGTTCCATAGCCGTCACAAATTTCAGCTGTTGGCTCATTGCCAGAAAACCTACCGTGAAGTGGGCCCCATGCTGGCGGACCTTCAAGCACGCCCGCTGCAAGACATTGCCGGGGATTATATTCATGCGGTGATGTCCGCCATGAAGAAGCGTGTATCCCGGGGCGCCCATGTGAATACCCTGCAACATCTGGCCGGGTTTTTGCGCCAGGATCTAGGTGGAGACGACAGGGCGTTGATCAACGAACAGATAGACGCTTATCTGCGTGAAGAGGTGCCGCTGGTTGTGCCGATGACCCTGTTGCGTGGTGCCCTGCGTAAAACCGATCAGCCTTACTTGGCCCAGCAGCGCTATCTTTCCCCGTACCCGGACCCGCTAGGCCTGAGAAATCGGGTATGA